A stretch of DNA from Yoonia sp. BS5-3:
GTTTGTCCAGCACCGGGCCCGGCAGGTCCCATTCCAATACATCACCACTGTCGCGCATGCCTTGTGTCAAGGCTACACGGCCCGCGTCAGACAGACCGTTCAGACAGACAGCCATGGCAAAGGCCCCGGCTTGGGCATCGCTGACCGTGCCGCCGGCCAAACCACGGGCAAACCATGTGAGCTCTTCCTGGGTGGGCGTTTCCTTGCGCCTGACGGCGGCTATGATCGCACGGGCGTCCATGGGTTACGTACGGCTCATATAATCGGCGTCAAAACTGCCGGGCAGCAGGGCGCCGACGGTCGTTTCATGGGTGATGCCGTCTGTTGTGGCCAAAATAACGGTGACATCTTGTCCGGCAAATTCCGCGATTTTCTGGCGGCAACCGCCGCAAGGGCTAACAGGTTTCGGGCTGTCAGCGATCACCGCGATTTCGGTGATCTGCGTGTCCCCGCCCGCGATCATGGCGGCAATGGCCCCGGCCTCAGCACAGGTACCTTCGGGATAAGCCACATTTTCCACATTGCAACCTGTGTAGATAGCGCCAGAGGCGGCCTTCAGCGCGGCCCCAACCTTGAAATTGGAATAGGGCGCATGGGCGTTTTCACGGACCGCGCGGGCGGCGTCGATAAGGGACATGAAGGTCTCCGGATTGTTTCGGACCAAACTGATCCGTCATGCGCCCGGATGCAAGGCTTACAGGGTGGTGAATTTGCCCGGCAGCGTGACCTCAAGCAGTTCAATGTCATCGGAGGGCTGCGCATAGCGCGTCGCCAGCCCGGGTGGGATGACAAATGCATCGCCGGGCTGCAGCTTCTGCGGCTCTTTGCCTGCGCCCTCCAATGTCATGGTGCCTTCCATGACAAAGGTGAAATGGATGTCCGCGTCATGTTTGACCCAGGTCGGATCACCCGCGCCGCGTTTGATCACGTGCACCCCGGCCATATTCTGCGTATTAGCGGCAATCGTGGTGTCGCGCGATTGGTAACCGGGCAGCCGCGCGAGGAACCATTGGGCCTTGACCCCTTGGTTGAACACAAATCTTTGCCCCTGCCATTCCCGGTCCGGGCGCAGATGTGGTGTGGGGAGGGTCATGTCGTGGTCAATCTCGGTGATATGCTCGGCAGGCACGCCGATCTCAATAACCTCAATCCCGTCAGAGGCTTCCAACACCCGGTGCCGGATTTCGGGCGGCTGGATCACGCAATCGCCCGGCGTCAGGCGGATGGGCGGGCCTTGGTCCTCATAGACCACATCCACCCAGCCCCGGTAGCAAAAGATCAGCTGAAAGCCGACCTTGTGGAAATGCACCATATCGGGGACCGGGCCACCGTCAGGGATACGGATATGGCTGGCAATGATCGACCCGCCCAAACGGCTGGGGATCAGATCGCGGTAGTGCATGCCCGCACGGCCGATAACCCATGGGGCTTGGTCTGCAAGGCGGCGCACAACAAAGGCGTGGTCGGGCTGCGGCAGCTCCAAGGGCGG
This window harbors:
- a CDS encoding cytidine deaminase, coding for MSLIDAARAVRENAHAPYSNFKVGAALKAASGAIYTGCNVENVAYPEGTCAEAGAIAAMIAGGDTQITEIAVIADSPKPVSPCGGCRQKIAEFAGQDVTVILATTDGITHETTVGALLPGSFDADYMSRT
- a CDS encoding cupin domain-containing protein; translation: MSKTYTIQAEIRLPTVDLRADLAFFAKTLGMRLDMIYPADDPSVAVYSGHGLRVRLELGSGVGPDLRILTDDPNFADGQNRLTSPGGTQITVHPLNPPLELPQPDHAFVVRRLADQAPWVIGRAGMHYRDLIPSRLGGSIIASHIRIPDGGPVPDMVHFHKVGFQLIFCYRGWVDVVYEDQGPPIRLTPGDCVIQPPEIRHRVLEASDGIEVIEIGVPAEHITEIDHDMTLPTPHLRPDREWQGQRFVFNQGVKAQWFLARLPGYQSRDTTIAANTQNMAGVHVIKRGAGDPTWVKHDADIHFTFVMEGTMTLEGAGKEPQKLQPGDAFVIPPGLATRYAQPSDDIELLEVTLPGKFTTL